Proteins from a single region of bacterium:
- a CDS encoding type II toxin-antitoxin system Phd/YefM family antitoxin: protein MTRLHPNILEKDGNKEFAILPYEEFIQIQEEIADYEDLKELRLAKEEEKYSSTISLEEARKEFGL from the coding sequence ATGACTAGATTACACCCAAACATATTGGAGAAAGATGGGAACAAAGAATTTGCGATTTTACCTTACGAAGAATTCATTCAGATTCAGGAAGAAATTGCTGATTATGAAGATTTGAAAGAATTGCGTTTGGCAAAAGAAGAAGAAAAATATAGTTCAACAATAAGTCTTGAAGAAGCAAGAAAAGAATTTGGATTGTAG